A window from Photobacterium sp. DA100 encodes these proteins:
- a CDS encoding helix-turn-helix domain-containing protein → MKIGFLLYERALITGISLAAEMLSSAASLRPRAQQRSQPFSIKLVAPKLAPTKVTAGLKLQPDITYADPQPFDILILPPMWGNPQQSIRRSPEIIAWLKMQYQKSAKLVATGTGVAWLAETGLLNGQVATTHWYYFDTFASRYPRVNLNRQASITAADGIYCTTSINSQSEMILYLITEYFGQKTAQTIETHFGHEISKSTQQPFYQIGGELQFDESIALAQDWMKRNLAHPITAQSIADQCGVPLRTFNRKFKDQVGETPHQHLQRLRMDAAQQLLRDFGMSVQDVAEQVGYKDAHHFSTRFLQHYNMSPSQYRRMVKTKIYNP, encoded by the coding sequence ATGAAGATTGGATTTCTGCTCTATGAGCGAGCATTAATTACCGGCATTTCCCTTGCTGCCGAAATGCTCAGTTCAGCCGCAAGTTTAAGGCCACGCGCACAGCAGCGGAGCCAGCCCTTTTCTATCAAATTAGTTGCCCCCAAACTGGCACCGACCAAGGTGACCGCTGGGCTCAAGCTGCAACCCGATATAACCTACGCTGATCCGCAACCCTTCGATATTTTGATCCTCCCACCAATGTGGGGAAACCCACAACAATCGATTCGTCGTTCGCCTGAAATTATTGCTTGGCTCAAAATGCAATACCAGAAAAGCGCGAAGCTGGTTGCAACCGGTACCGGGGTAGCCTGGCTGGCCGAGACGGGCTTGCTCAATGGACAAGTTGCCACTACCCATTGGTACTACTTCGATACCTTTGCCAGCCGCTACCCCAGAGTCAATCTCAATCGCCAAGCCTCTATCACCGCAGCCGACGGTATTTACTGTACAACCAGTATCAACTCACAATCAGAAATGATCCTGTACCTTATTACGGAGTACTTCGGCCAAAAGACAGCACAGACAATAGAAACCCATTTCGGCCACGAAATTTCAAAATCGACTCAGCAGCCTTTTTACCAAATTGGCGGCGAGCTGCAGTTTGACGAATCGATTGCCTTGGCACAGGATTGGATGAAAAGAAACCTGGCCCATCCCATTACCGCACAGAGTATCGCTGATCAGTGTGGCGTACCGCTTCGGACATTCAACCGAAAATTCAAAGACCAAGTCGGTGAAACCCCACACCAGCACCTACAGCGATTGAGGATGGATGCTGCGCAGCAACTACTGAGGGACTTTGGCATGTCAGTCCAAGATGTTGCCGAGCAAGTTGGATACAAGGACGCACATCACTTTTCCACCCGTTTTTTGCAGCACTACAATATGAGCCCAAGCCAATACCGCAGGATGGTTAAAACCAAAATCTACAACCCATAA
- a CDS encoding C4-dicarboxylate TRAP transporter substrate-binding protein: MKKLLGTVLTATALLVGCGEADNQTAGTAAPIDLNMSLVFSPNELLTQELVKATDMIRERTDGAVNIKVFPGGQLPVYKDNLEQVVNGANWIAVEDLSYLGDYVPDFAALAGPMLYNTYDEYLAMMKTDYVAGLKAQAEAKGIKVLNADYMFGFRHMITNKEIVNSEDMKGMRIRVPQSQLFISTLKAMGAAPAALPFPETYAGVQQGVVDGLEGSILTMYSTKIYEVAKNMSLTKHFLGTVGLYISPSVWDRFTPDQQQIIIEELNAGAKSNTAELVKLDQEYTEKLEALGVTFNEVNSEQFNQLTAEVYNQFPSWSEGVHATIMNELATIRADQG; the protein is encoded by the coding sequence ATGAAAAAGCTACTAGGCACTGTATTAACCGCAACCGCATTACTGGTTGGGTGTGGAGAAGCGGATAACCAGACGGCAGGTACAGCAGCACCGATTGATCTTAATATGAGCTTGGTGTTCTCGCCCAACGAGTTGCTGACACAGGAGTTGGTCAAGGCAACGGATATGATTCGTGAGCGCACGGATGGCGCGGTGAACATCAAGGTTTTTCCGGGGGGACAGCTACCGGTATACAAAGATAACCTAGAGCAGGTTGTCAATGGTGCCAACTGGATTGCGGTAGAAGATCTTAGTTACCTAGGGGATTACGTTCCGGACTTCGCAGCCTTGGCTGGGCCAATGCTGTACAACACCTACGATGAATACCTTGCGATGATGAAAACCGACTACGTTGCCGGTTTGAAGGCACAGGCAGAGGCTAAAGGCATCAAAGTCCTGAACGCGGATTACATGTTTGGTTTCCGCCACATGATCACTAACAAAGAAATCGTTAATTCTGAAGATATGAAAGGTATGCGGATCCGCGTTCCGCAAAGTCAGCTGTTTATCAGTACGCTCAAAGCCATGGGCGCCGCGCCGGCAGCTCTGCCATTTCCAGAAACCTACGCCGGTGTACAGCAGGGGGTTGTCGATGGTCTCGAGGGTTCCATCTTAACCATGTACTCGACCAAGATTTACGAAGTGGCGAAGAATATGTCTCTGACCAAGCACTTCTTGGGTACCGTCGGTCTCTATATCTCGCCATCAGTATGGGACAGGTTTACCCCGGATCAGCAGCAGATCATTATCGAAGAGCTGAATGCGGGGGCCAAGTCCAACACGGCTGAATTGGTCAAGCTGGATCAAGAATACACCGAGAAACTAGAAGCCCTAGGGGTAACTTTCAACGAGGTTAACTCGGAACAATTCAACCAGCTTACGGCAGAGGTATACAACCAGTTCCCGTCGTGGAGCGAAGGTGTTCATGCCACCATCATGAACGAGCTGGCGACTATCCGGGCTGATCAGGGCTGA
- a CDS encoding glycerophosphoryl diester phosphodiesterase, which translates to MITGHRGAAALAPENTIASINKAAEAGVKWVEIDTQLSADGIPVVIHDETVNRCTDGKGRIADLTLAQLKRLDAGSWFHPSYANERIPTLVEALDACLSLGLTLNLELKVHHDEQIEPLVNSVVALIREKGYPIDKLLFSSFQKKALELCQQLMPEVRRGFICEVWNNFSLPSIQACQAYSVHIDHHILTPAIARNIKNAGYVLKIWTLNNADKAQYFFDMGVDSIITDAPDKF; encoded by the coding sequence ATGATCACAGGCCACCGCGGCGCTGCCGCACTTGCTCCTGAAAACACAATAGCCAGCATTAACAAAGCCGCCGAGGCGGGTGTAAAGTGGGTGGAAATTGATACCCAGTTAAGTGCCGATGGCATCCCTGTTGTCATCCATGATGAAACGGTCAACCGGTGCACCGACGGCAAAGGGAGAATTGCCGATTTAACCCTGGCCCAGCTCAAGCGCCTTGATGCGGGCAGTTGGTTTCACCCAAGCTATGCCAATGAGCGTATCCCGACCCTTGTAGAGGCCCTCGATGCTTGCCTAAGCCTTGGGTTGACCCTCAACCTCGAACTCAAAGTTCATCATGATGAGCAAATTGAACCTTTAGTTAATAGCGTCGTGGCATTGATCAGAGAAAAAGGCTACCCGATTGATAAACTGCTTTTTTCCAGTTTTCAAAAAAAAGCACTAGAGCTATGCCAGCAACTGATGCCCGAGGTCCGTCGCGGCTTTATTTGTGAGGTATGGAACAACTTCAGCCTGCCGTCTATCCAAGCATGTCAAGCTTATAGCGTGCATATCGATCACCATATTTTGACTCCGGCCATTGCCAGAAACATCAAAAATGCCGGGTATGTACTCAAGATCTGGACACTGAACAACGCAGACAAAGCACAGTATTTTTTTGATATGGGTGTCGACAGCATCATCACAGATGCGCCGGATAAATTTTGA
- a CDS encoding TRAP transporter small permease — MFLIRNIEEILASIAISITVLVVIVNVVLRYGFVFVVPWSEELSVVCFIWAVYLGISSCYKHKLHMGVDVVVALLPPKAKRPFKFLVSLFLLALNILMAVLSYQYTMLSNKVTPVMGMSYFTINGVLFISFALMALHTVKFIIEDINVLKCSK; from the coding sequence GTGTTTTTGATTCGTAACATAGAAGAAATATTGGCATCAATTGCTATTAGTATCACCGTATTAGTCGTGATTGTGAACGTGGTTCTGCGCTACGGTTTTGTTTTTGTTGTGCCATGGAGCGAAGAGCTTTCTGTGGTGTGCTTCATTTGGGCTGTTTATCTCGGTATTAGCTCTTGTTACAAACACAAACTGCATATGGGGGTTGATGTGGTGGTGGCTTTGTTGCCGCCAAAAGCAAAGCGGCCATTCAAATTCCTGGTATCGCTATTCTTGCTCGCGCTGAACATCCTTATGGCCGTGCTGAGTTACCAGTATACGATGCTGTCAAACAAAGTGACCCCAGTGATGGGAATGTCTTATTTCACGATTAACGGTGTGTTGTTCATCAGCTTTGCCCTGATGGCACTGCATACAGTGAAATTTATTATCGAAGATATCAACGTCCTTAAATGTAGTAAGTAA
- a CDS encoding HAD-IIB family hydrolase encodes MNSDTTSLSPDWKKIEWVLTDVDDTLTWQGQLPPETLVALQQLRKAGKKVVAVTGACAGWGDHIAQLWPVDAVLAENGAVVMEKQDGFLTLRSAIPLEEIRSGQQRLKSEIEAILEDYPSLHLTLDQAYRVCEVAIDIGQNRPKLDSRVVDEIVARIHALGANATASSIHINAWYGEHSKKATATAFLKEKGLTEQQIKQTVCYVGDSMNDQHMFEMLPLSVGVANIRHYWQQLVFKPQIVMSKPGGFGFAEFSSQLLAL; translated from the coding sequence ATGAATTCGGATACGACGAGCCTATCACCAGATTGGAAAAAAATAGAATGGGTTTTAACTGATGTCGATGATACGTTGACTTGGCAGGGGCAGCTACCGCCGGAGACATTGGTTGCTTTGCAGCAATTGCGAAAAGCTGGAAAAAAAGTGGTTGCTGTAACCGGCGCCTGCGCAGGCTGGGGGGATCATATTGCCCAGCTCTGGCCTGTCGATGCAGTGCTGGCTGAAAATGGTGCGGTGGTTATGGAAAAACAAGATGGTTTCCTTACCCTTCGCTCGGCCATCCCACTAGAGGAAATCCGCAGTGGACAGCAACGGCTTAAGTCCGAAATTGAAGCGATTTTGGAGGATTACCCAAGTTTGCACTTAACCTTGGATCAGGCCTACCGAGTATGCGAAGTCGCGATTGATATTGGCCAAAACCGGCCTAAGCTCGACAGTCGTGTAGTTGATGAGATAGTTGCTCGTATACATGCATTGGGAGCCAATGCCACAGCAAGCTCTATTCACATAAATGCGTGGTATGGTGAACACTCCAAAAAGGCAACAGCGACAGCATTCCTCAAGGAAAAGGGGCTTACCGAGCAGCAGATAAAGCAGACGGTATGCTATGTTGGAGATTCAATGAATGACCAACACATGTTCGAGATGTTGCCATTGAGCGTCGGCGTCGCAAACATCCGCCATTATTGGCAGCAGCTAGTATTCAAGCCACAAATTGTGATGTCAAAACCTGGTGGTTTTGGCTTTGCTGAATTTTCCAGCCAGTTACTGGCTCTCTAG
- a CDS encoding DEAD/DEAH box helicase, whose amino-acid sequence MSFASQNFSQEIVRALTECGYEKLTPIQKQAIPHARRGNDILANAQTGTGKTAAFALPIIQQILDNPKPRGRFNVRALILAPTRELVAQIAKNIEDYTKYTDISVAAVYGGTKMASQEKKLEPGLDILVATPGRLLEHMELNNVTLANLEFLVFDEADRMLDMGFVSDIRLIMGDIRNHPQTMLFSATFSAQMNKLANDIMRKPKRISVSPENATADTVAHVVYPVDQDRKRELLSELIGKKNWQQVLVFVNYKETANELVKELKLDGIKAVLCHGDKAQSARRRALDEFKEGKARVMVATEVAARGLDIQGLPHVVNFDMPFLAEDYVHRIGRTGRAGQQGHAVSFVSRDEELTLQQVENLIKQRIKRIQLTGYEPKSRDALLDKIHNKAAFRDRRGRTNNPSDQSDAERRARLRRAVLNKSKITKLKK is encoded by the coding sequence ATGTCATTTGCATCACAAAACTTTTCTCAGGAAATTGTTCGCGCACTTACCGAGTGCGGCTATGAGAAATTAACTCCAATCCAAAAACAAGCGATCCCACACGCTCGTCGCGGAAACGATATTCTTGCCAATGCCCAAACAGGTACCGGTAAAACAGCCGCTTTCGCCTTGCCTATTATCCAGCAGATCCTGGATAACCCTAAGCCGCGTGGCCGGTTCAATGTACGCGCGCTGATCTTGGCCCCGACTCGTGAACTGGTAGCCCAAATTGCCAAAAACATCGAGGACTACACCAAATACACAGACATCTCAGTCGCTGCAGTCTATGGTGGCACCAAGATGGCCTCGCAAGAGAAGAAGCTTGAACCAGGTTTGGACATTTTGGTGGCCACACCAGGCCGTCTGCTTGAGCACATGGAGCTTAACAATGTTACGCTGGCAAACCTTGAGTTCTTGGTGTTCGATGAAGCTGACCGTATGCTGGACATGGGCTTTGTCTCCGACATCCGCCTGATCATGGGTGATATCCGCAACCACCCACAGACTATGCTGTTCTCCGCGACGTTCTCTGCCCAGATGAACAAACTAGCTAACGACATCATGCGCAAACCAAAGCGCATTTCTGTCAGCCCGGAAAACGCAACAGCAGATACTGTTGCTCACGTGGTTTATCCTGTCGACCAAGATCGCAAGCGTGAGCTTCTGTCTGAACTGATCGGTAAGAAAAACTGGCAGCAGGTACTGGTATTCGTTAACTACAAAGAAACAGCAAACGAGCTGGTCAAGGAACTGAAGCTTGACGGCATCAAAGCCGTACTTTGCCATGGTGACAAGGCACAAAGCGCCCGTCGTCGCGCCCTTGATGAGTTCAAAGAAGGCAAAGCACGAGTCATGGTTGCCACCGAAGTGGCAGCACGTGGCTTGGACATCCAAGGCCTACCGCACGTAGTAAACTTCGACATGCCTTTCCTGGCTGAAGATTATGTTCACCGTATTGGCCGTACCGGCCGCGCAGGACAACAAGGACATGCGGTTTCTTTTGTCAGTCGAGATGAAGAGCTGACGCTGCAGCAGGTAGAAAACCTGATCAAGCAACGTATTAAACGTATCCAGCTAACCGGTTACGAGCCAAAAAGCCGTGATGCGCTATTGGACAAAATCCACAACAAAGCTGCTTTCCGTGACCGCCGTGGCCGTACCAACAACCCGTCGGATCAATCAGATGCAGAGCGCCGTGCTCGCCTACGTCGTGCGGTTTTGAATAAATCGAAAATCACCAAATTGAAGAAGTAA
- a CDS encoding beta-ketoacyl synthase: protein MSKLPLIVGFGGMNAAGRSSGFHSYKRMVADVLADQEMASTWLDLAHRMGLADGTTVDPEVIDAIKTGTLVRRIESFDPDSLRYQYKAALNGGQETITFSLRKSKMPSRIPDNWQVEEQGSKVTITVTGELNALLEDRVTFPVTSGGNIPSGFEPGKLYNSRFHPRGLTLAVYGASDALNSMGLDWDEVLGHIKPDQVSVYAGSALAQVDENSLSGMLAAPLTGGRVSSKMMALSLAEMPADFINGYVINSIGTTGTSMGACATFLYNLRQGMLDIQQGNSRVAIVGNAEAPVVAEIMEGFRVMGALAEDAQLKALDNSDTVDNRRACRPFSSNAGFTMAESSQFVVLMDDKLALELGATVYGSVADVFINADANKKSISAPGVGNYVTMAKATALAKAILGAEGVKQTYVQAHGTGTPQNRVTESHILNEVAKTFSIDNWPVTAIKSYVGHSMSAAPGDQLIASLGVWQYGWIPGIKTIDHIADDVHQTNLNILTDHHFAGENGEDYKGVILNAKGFGGNNASSLVLSPQQTMSMLSKKYSDDVMSAYYNKNKLVSQHAVANDVAACEGQELIRYHFGESVMDETSVVMTPEAVKLSEFAASIPLATENPYADYS from the coding sequence ATGTCAAAGTTACCGCTAATTGTAGGCTTCGGTGGTATGAATGCCGCTGGTCGTAGTTCGGGTTTTCACAGCTATAAGCGCATGGTGGCAGATGTGCTTGCCGATCAGGAAATGGCATCAACTTGGCTGGATCTGGCTCACCGCATGGGGCTTGCTGATGGGACGACGGTCGATCCAGAAGTCATTGACGCCATCAAGACTGGCACGTTAGTCCGTCGTATTGAGTCGTTTGATCCTGACAGCTTACGCTATCAATATAAAGCCGCTTTGAATGGCGGACAGGAAACCATAACCTTTTCGCTGCGTAAATCAAAAATGCCTTCACGCATCCCTGATAACTGGCAGGTGGAGGAGCAGGGTAGCAAAGTAACTATTACGGTTACGGGAGAGCTAAATGCTTTGCTCGAGGATAGAGTGACTTTCCCTGTTACCAGTGGTGGTAATATCCCATCCGGGTTTGAACCCGGCAAGCTATATAATTCCCGTTTTCATCCTCGCGGTTTGACCTTGGCCGTGTACGGGGCTTCAGATGCCCTCAATTCCATGGGTTTGGATTGGGACGAGGTACTGGGGCATATCAAACCCGATCAAGTTTCTGTCTACGCAGGCAGTGCACTGGCTCAGGTTGACGAGAACTCGTTATCTGGAATGTTGGCTGCACCTTTGACTGGCGGCAGAGTCAGCTCGAAAATGATGGCCCTCTCACTCGCTGAGATGCCAGCTGACTTTATCAATGGCTATGTTATTAATAGTATTGGCACAACGGGCACCAGCATGGGAGCTTGTGCGACATTTTTGTACAACTTGCGCCAAGGTATGCTGGATATCCAGCAGGGCAATTCGCGCGTTGCTATCGTCGGTAACGCAGAGGCGCCAGTTGTCGCTGAAATCATGGAAGGCTTCCGTGTGATGGGCGCATTAGCCGAAGATGCTCAGCTCAAGGCATTGGATAACAGCGATACGGTCGATAATCGCCGTGCATGCCGACCGTTTTCATCGAATGCCGGTTTTACCATGGCCGAATCGAGCCAGTTTGTGGTTCTGATGGATGATAAGTTGGCATTGGAGCTAGGGGCAACGGTTTATGGTTCGGTAGCTGATGTGTTTATCAATGCTGATGCCAATAAGAAGTCAATTTCGGCTCCCGGCGTGGGCAATTATGTAACCATGGCAAAAGCGACGGCATTGGCCAAAGCTATTTTAGGTGCCGAAGGGGTGAAACAAACCTATGTGCAGGCGCATGGTACGGGAACACCGCAAAACCGTGTTACCGAAAGCCATATCCTCAATGAGGTGGCAAAAACCTTCAGTATTGATAATTGGCCGGTGACGGCAATAAAGTCATACGTCGGTCATTCGATGAGTGCGGCTCCGGGGGACCAACTGATCGCATCTTTGGGGGTGTGGCAGTATGGCTGGATCCCGGGGATCAAAACGATCGACCATATTGCAGACGATGTCCACCAGACGAATCTGAACATCTTGACTGATCATCACTTTGCTGGTGAGAATGGCGAAGATTACAAGGGGGTCATCCTTAACGCCAAAGGCTTTGGCGGAAATAATGCGTCGAGCCTGGTGCTATCGCCGCAGCAAACCATGTCAATGCTGTCGAAAAAATACAGTGATGATGTGATGTCGGCTTATTACAACAAAAATAAGCTTGTCTCTCAGCATGCGGTTGCCAATGATGTTGCAGCGTGTGAGGGGCAGGAGCTAATCCGCTATCACTTTGGTGAAAGTGTCATGGATGAAACTTCCGTGGTGATGACCCCAGAGGCGGTAAAACTCTCCGAGTTTGCCGCATCGATTCCGCTGGCAACCGAGAATCCTTACGCAGACTACAGCTAG
- a CDS encoding DeoR/GlpR family DNA-binding transcription regulator: MELNQRQHQILLTIRAEGEVQIDHLAEKFAVTTQTIRRDVNYLCEQGLARRVHGGVSLPASLTNTSYRYRSDVESTAKSELAATVAACIPDGSTIMIGIGTTLAHLARHLLAKNALRVITNNLQVVQILEANDNIEIYLAGGQIRRDHQDIMGSSAVDFFDGFEADIGICGCASVTNSHFVMEHENIEADISKAIIRNSRKQWLVADASKWERFAAVKVSPMKQFDKIFTNNQQLPKDLPIHLTAQAG; the protein is encoded by the coding sequence ATGGAACTGAATCAACGCCAACACCAGATCCTTTTAACCATAAGGGCTGAGGGCGAAGTACAAATTGACCATCTCGCCGAGAAGTTTGCCGTCACGACACAAACTATTCGCCGGGACGTGAATTATCTTTGCGAGCAAGGGTTAGCACGCCGGGTGCATGGTGGTGTCAGCCTGCCAGCATCCTTGACCAATACCAGCTATCGCTATCGCTCTGATGTCGAATCGACAGCCAAGAGTGAATTGGCAGCCACTGTTGCCGCTTGTATCCCGGATGGCTCAACGATCATGATTGGCATTGGTACCACACTCGCCCACCTTGCCCGACACCTGCTGGCAAAAAACGCATTACGGGTAATTACCAACAACCTGCAGGTTGTGCAGATCCTTGAAGCCAATGATAACATCGAGATCTATCTGGCCGGCGGCCAAATTCGACGTGACCACCAGGATATCATGGGCAGTAGCGCCGTAGATTTCTTCGACGGTTTTGAAGCAGATATCGGCATATGCGGCTGCGCGTCCGTTACCAACAGCCATTTTGTGATGGAGCATGAAAATATTGAGGCCGACATTTCTAAAGCGATCATTCGAAACAGCCGCAAGCAATGGTTAGTGGCTGATGCAAGTAAGTGGGAACGTTTTGCTGCCGTCAAAGTATCACCAATGAAACAGTTCGATAAAATCTTCACCAACAATCAGCAGCTACCAAAGGATCTTCCGATTCACTTAACTGCGCAAGCTGGCTAA
- a CDS encoding PfkB family carbohydrate kinase: MANVMLVANLNCDRVLQLKESLQAGGRHHYQDLGRRLGGGGANTGLALVYAGHHVALVSQVGRDETADWLLAEASLKGLNCSLLQRNDIVTPELMLLMTPDGERTIIRPERPAFSLGPAPDFSLWDGIYINSSAEGIAQWATNALEQDVGACGNSKKSVLVVAQLPKSLSRRPCQVLITSRSDLDAHILSSDSPSSVNDIGPFEYAKTVAGESLEYFIVTDGEKGATAYSQAGQEYVPAVETEVVDTTGAGDAYAAGVIHGLLAKLSITEAMAVAAKWAAIAVATPSSVPGDEFKAFLAR, from the coding sequence TTGGCAAACGTTATGTTGGTTGCGAACCTCAATTGCGATCGGGTGCTGCAACTGAAAGAATCGCTGCAGGCGGGTGGAAGACATCATTATCAAGATCTCGGCCGTCGCTTGGGTGGTGGCGGTGCGAATACCGGGCTTGCTCTGGTTTATGCTGGCCACCATGTTGCACTGGTTAGCCAGGTCGGCCGTGATGAGACAGCGGACTGGCTATTGGCTGAGGCAAGCCTGAAGGGATTGAATTGCTCGTTGTTACAGCGTAACGACATTGTCACCCCGGAGCTGATGCTGCTGATGACGCCTGATGGCGAAAGAACCATTATCCGCCCAGAGCGGCCGGCATTTTCGTTAGGGCCTGCACCGGATTTTTCTCTCTGGGATGGTATTTATATCAATTCGAGTGCGGAAGGTATCGCGCAGTGGGCGACAAATGCACTCGAGCAGGATGTAGGTGCTTGCGGGAATAGCAAAAAATCTGTGCTAGTTGTTGCCCAACTACCCAAAAGCCTAAGTCGGCGCCCATGCCAAGTACTTATCACTTCCCGCTCAGATTTGGATGCCCATATCTTGTCGTCGGATAGTCCCTCGTCAGTAAACGATATTGGCCCTTTTGAGTATGCCAAAACGGTAGCAGGGGAATCGCTGGAGTACTTCATTGTCACTGATGGTGAAAAAGGTGCCACTGCCTACAGTCAGGCAGGGCAAGAGTATGTGCCAGCAGTTGAAACTGAAGTTGTTGATACGACTGGAGCGGGGGATGCCTATGCCGCAGGAGTTATCCATGGGCTATTGGCAAAGCTATCTATTACCGAAGCGATGGCTGTCGCTGCTAAGTGGGCCGCGATTGCGGTAGCGACACCCAGCTCAGTGCCGGGAGATGAATTTAAGGCATTCTTAGCGCGATAA
- a CDS encoding TRAP transporter large permease translates to MESYLPIVILFVLFLMNIPIAFSLIASAMVYFLFLNNSIPVTLVMQRFISSAESFPLLAIPFFIMVGSVMNYAGISRSLLAFADAMIGHKTGGLAQVNVALSTLMGGISGSANADAAMQSKILAPEMTKRGYDLPFTAAVTAASSSISPVIPPGINLIIFALLANVSVHQMFIAGYVPAFLMAISLMVTIAFIARKRHYKPSRSEVATAKERWQYFLAAIPALLIPFGIILGMRFGLFTPTEAGAIAVLLCTLIGVFIYRQLGIRHLQLILRETVQGTSSVMFIIIGAMVFGYYMTLEQIPHNVAAALIELTDNKYVLLLLINMLLLVVGMFIEGGAAMIILTPLLLPAVLNLGVNPVHFGIIVIVNIMIGGVTPPFGSMMFTVCAILKVKMVDFVTEVLPLLLALFSVLMLLTFSESLVMLLPNML, encoded by the coding sequence GTGGAAAGTTATCTACCTATTGTCATTCTGTTTGTTCTTTTCTTAATGAACATCCCAATTGCTTTCTCGTTGATTGCTTCAGCGATGGTATATTTTTTATTTCTCAATAACTCGATCCCAGTGACTCTGGTGATGCAGCGCTTCATCAGCTCAGCTGAATCTTTTCCGTTATTGGCGATTCCCTTTTTTATAATGGTCGGTTCGGTAATGAACTATGCGGGGATCAGCCGAAGTCTACTGGCGTTCGCCGATGCCATGATAGGCCATAAAACCGGTGGATTGGCCCAGGTCAATGTCGCCTTGAGTACCCTGATGGGGGGGATCTCGGGTTCTGCTAATGCTGATGCGGCCATGCAGTCGAAAATCCTGGCTCCTGAGATGACCAAGCGAGGATATGATCTTCCTTTTACCGCAGCGGTAACAGCGGCTTCATCCAGTATCAGTCCGGTTATACCGCCTGGTATTAACCTGATTATCTTTGCTCTGTTAGCCAATGTGTCAGTACACCAGATGTTTATCGCCGGTTATGTTCCTGCTTTTCTGATGGCGATTTCCCTGATGGTGACGATTGCATTTATAGCCAGGAAGCGACACTACAAGCCATCTCGTAGTGAGGTGGCAACGGCAAAAGAGCGTTGGCAATATTTCCTTGCCGCTATTCCTGCCTTGTTGATCCCGTTTGGTATCATTCTTGGTATGCGCTTTGGTTTGTTTACCCCGACAGAAGCCGGTGCTATCGCCGTCTTGCTTTGTACCTTGATTGGGGTGTTTATTTACCGCCAGTTGGGGATCCGCCACTTACAGTTGATCTTGCGCGAAACGGTGCAGGGGACCAGCAGTGTCATGTTCATCATCATTGGTGCTATGGTGTTTGGGTATTATATGACGCTGGAGCAGATCCCCCACAATGTTGCTGCGGCCTTGATTGAGCTGACAGACAATAAGTACGTATTGTTATTACTGATAAACATGTTGCTACTTGTGGTGGGGATGTTTATCGAAGGGGGGGCTGCGATGATTATTCTTACCCCATTATTGCTGCCCGCTGTGTTGAATCTGGGGGTGAATCCTGTTCACTTTGGTATTATTGTCATCGTCAATATTATGATCGGTGGGGTAACACCACCCTTTGGCTCAATGATGTTTACGGTTTGCGCCATCCTTAAAGTAAAAATGGTCGATTTTGTCACGGAAGTGCTGCCTTTACTCTTGGCACTGTTTAGCGTATTGATGCTACTGACATTTTCAGAAAGTTTGGTGATGTTGTTGCCGAATATGTTGTAA